In Saccharothrix syringae, the following are encoded in one genomic region:
- a CDS encoding lipopolysaccharide assembly protein LapA domain-containing protein, whose product MTTPRDDDRTEALPVNPIPGTPTVRPTGAGPDDLDPLPGLPDEVPPHRAPDKVDRTQPSLGHTRTSGTWVAVLASIVVLLVLLIFILQNLEGATIYFLGASGTLPLGVALLLAAIAGALVVALVGAARIMQLRRQAKRGLR is encoded by the coding sequence ATGACCACGCCGCGTGACGACGACCGCACCGAGGCGCTGCCCGTCAACCCGATCCCGGGCACGCCCACCGTCCGGCCGACCGGGGCCGGGCCGGACGACCTCGACCCGCTGCCCGGCCTGCCGGACGAGGTCCCGCCGCACCGCGCGCCGGACAAGGTGGACCGCACGCAGCCCTCGCTGGGGCACACCCGCACCAGCGGCACGTGGGTCGCGGTGCTGGCCTCGATCGTGGTGCTGCTGGTCCTGCTGATCTTCATCCTGCAGAACCTGGAGGGCGCGACGATCTACTTCCTGGGCGCGTCGGGCACGCTCCCGCTGGGCGTGGCGCTGCTGCTCGCGGCGATCGCCGGGGCGCTGGTGGTGGCCCTGGTCGGCGCAGCCAGGATCATGCAGCTGCGCCGCCAGGCCAAACGAGGGCTCCGCTGA